One stretch of Juglans microcarpa x Juglans regia isolate MS1-56 chromosome 3D, Jm3101_v1.0, whole genome shotgun sequence DNA includes these proteins:
- the LOC121256345 gene encoding calmodulin-like protein 30, which produces MSNTSFLDFQYNISKIKFLRKPSRLFSSRDRQNSSLKPAFQPNQDEMKQVFDKFDSNKDGKISQQEYKAILKALGKGNTIGEVSKIFQEVDLNGDGFIDFKEFMELHEKDGGIKTTDIENAFLTFDLNGDGKISAEEVKEVLGKLGERCSLEDCRRMVRAVDADGDGMVNLDEFMNMMTRNLNRV; this is translated from the coding sequence ATGTCAAATACGAGCTTCCTCGATTTCCAATACAACATCTCGAAAATAAAGTTCTTGAGAAAACCATCTCGGCTGTTTTCCTCCAGGGACAGGCAAAACTCTAGCTTAAAACCTGCTTTCCAGCCAAATCAGGATGAGATGAAGCAAGTATTTGACAAATTTGATTCCAACAAAGATGGGAAGATTTCCCAACAGGAGTACAAGGCTATTCTCAAAGCATTGGGAAAGGGCAACACGATTGGTGAAGTGTCAAAGATTTTCCAAGAGGTTGATCTGAATGGAGATGGGTTTATTGATTTCAAAGAGTTCATGGAATTGCACGAGAAGGATGGTGGGATTAAAACGACGGACATAGAGAATGCTTTTCTGACATTTGATTTGAATGGTGATGGGAAAATAAGTGCAGAAGAAGTCAAGGAAGTGCTAGGAAAGCTGGGGGAGAGATGCAGCTTGGAGGATTGCCGACGAATGGTTAGAGCAGTGGACGCAGATGGGGATGGCATGGTTAACTTGGATGAATTCATGAACATGATGACTCGTAACCTGAATCGTGTGTAG
- the LOC121256759 gene encoding EKC/KEOPS complex subunit Tprkb: MKVFEIDGNTLSLALFTEVTNSKELLDSMQAGTLEPEVAFLNASLIPDVFPVLASAHKTLLAKSRESLTTRTLHSELVYNYSGSKHITESLKRCGISDSTTYILAARFNSSIDEMKAAEKLIDGKEIELEELEGRANQAQIQKHYKISGPELGISTVADAITCRIAARDAL, encoded by the exons ATGAAGGTTTTCGAGATCGATGGAAACACTCTATCTCTTGCTCTTTTCACCGAAGTCACCAACTCCAA GGAACTCCTTGATTCTATGCAAGCTGGAACTCTGGAACCAGAAGTTGCATTTCTCAATGCATCACTG ATTCCAGACGTTTTTCCTGTCCTGGCATCTGCACATAAGACACTTTTAGCCAAGTCACGGGAGTCATTGACGACACGTACTCTTCATTCTGAGCTTGTATACAATTATTCCGGATCTAAGCAT ATTACAGAATCTTTGAAAAGGTGTGGCATCTCTGATAGCACAACCTATATCCTTGCTGCTCGTTTCAATTCTTCCATTGATGAG ATGAAAGCTGCAGAGAAACTAATCGATGGAAAAGAGATTGAGTTGGAGGAGTTGGAGGGAAGAGCAAACCAGGCCCAGATACAAAAG cACTACAAGATATCTGGCCCAGAACTAGGAATATCCACGGTTGCAGATGCTATTACATGTCGGATTGCTGCTCGGGATGCCTTGTGA
- the LOC121254214 gene encoding protein CYPRO4-like, which yields MGTSQSREGIDITDSDSDRHTEEEEEEEEEEEEEEEQYDDAVDPQKPQFSPSTQAKSKSLDDVDAKLKALKLKYGTSSSSQNLHAINSVKLYLHIGGNTPKAKWIVSDKYASYSFLKTSKIDGEEDDDDSDRSAGHSWWVLKVGSKVWARVSTEVQLKLFGDQRRVDFVSNGVWALKFPADEAYRKFVSEFQDCLFENVHGLKATEENKIKVYGKDFIGWLKPEAADDSMWEDADDGGLKSPESVAPVRASQDLLEEFEEAANGGVQSLSLGALDNSFLVNDTGVQVYRNFDRGIHGKGVSVRFDGRSSSSGPFLTPKKALLMRAETNMLLMSPLKEGKPNATGLQQLDIETGKIVTEWKFGKDGADVTMRDITNDTKGSQLDPSESTFLGLDDNRLCQWDMRDRGGMVQNIAMSNSPVLHWTQGHQFSRGTNFQCFATTGDGSIVVGSLDGKIRLYSKSSMRQAKTAFPGLGSPVTNVDVTYDGKWILATTDTYLILICTLFNDKDGRTKTGFSGRMGNRIPAPRLLKLTPLDSHLAGTNNKFHGGHFSWVTENGKQERHAVATVGKFSVVWDFQQVKNSAHECYRSQQGLKSCYCYKILLKDESIVESRFMHDKFAVSDSPEAPLVVATPMKVSSISLSGKRQH from the exons ATGGGCACTTCTCAGAGCCGCGAGGGCATCGACATTACTGACTCAGACTCAGACCGACAtaccgaagaagaagaagaggaggaggaagaggaagaggaagaggaagagcaaTACGACGATGCTGTGGACCCTCAGAAGCCCCAATTCTCCCCTTCGACCCAAGCCAAATCCAAATCCCTTGACGATGTTGACGCCAAGCTCAAAGCCCTGAAGCTCAAGTACGgtacttcttcctcttcccaaAACCTTCATGCAATTAATTCTGTCAAGCTCTACCTCCACATCGGCGGCAATACCCCCAAAGCCAAATGGATCGTCTCCGACAAGTACGCATCTTATTCCTTTTTAAAAACCTCCAAAATTGACGGCGAAGAAGACGACGATGACTCGGACCGCAGTGCGGGACACTCCTGGTGGGTACTGAAAGTTGGGTCCAAGGTCTGGGCTAGGGTTTCGACGGAGGTGCAATTGAAGCTGTTCGGCGATCAACGCCGCGTCGATTTCGTATCCAACGGCGTGTGGGCCTTGAAGTTTCCCGCCGACGAGGCGTATAGGAAATTCGTCTCCGAATTTCAGGATTGTTTGTTTGAGAATGTGCACGGGCTCAAAGCGACTGAAGAAAACAAGATCAAGGTTTACGGGAAAGACTTCATTGGGTGGCTGAAGCCCGAGGCGGCAGACGATTCGATGTGGGAGGATGCAGACGATGGCGGCTTGAAGAGTCCCGAGTCGGTGGCACCGGTCCGGGCGAGCCAGGACTTACTGGAGGAGTTTGAGGAGGCAGCCAATGGCGGTGTGCAGAGCTTGAGTTTGGGGGCGTTGGATAACAGCTTCTTGGTGAACGATACCGGCGTGCAAGTTTACAGGAATTTCGACCGTGGGATTCATGGGAAAGGTGTTTCTGTGAGATTTGATGGCAGGAGTTCGAGTTCAGGTCCCTTTTTGACCCCCAAAAAGGCGTTGCTGATGAGGGCCGAGACGAATATGCTCCTTATGAGTCCGTTGAAGGAAGGGAAGCCCAACGCCACGGGGCTTCAACAGCTTGATATTGAGACGGGCAAGATAGTTACGGAGTGGAAGTTTGGGAAGGATGGGGCTGACGTTACAATGAGGGATATCACCAATGATACTAAGGGGTCGCAATTGGATCCGTCGGAGTCTACCTTTTTGGGATTGGATGATAATAGGTTATGCCAGTGGGATATGCGTGACCGTGGAGGAATGGTTCAGAACATTGCGATGTCGAATTCACCTGTTTTGCATTGGACGCAGGGGCATCAGTTCTCGAGAGGGACGAATTTTCAGTGCTTTGCGACGACCGGGGACGGGTCTATTGTTGTAGGTTCTCTTGATGGGAAGATAAGGTTGTATTCGAAGTCATCGATGAGGCAGGCCAAGACAGCTTTTCCAGGTCTCGGCTCACCGGTTACTAACGTTGACGTTACTTACGATGGGAAGTGGATTTTGGCCACGACTGACACCTATTTGATCCTTATCTGCACTCTGTTTAACGACAAAGATGGAAGGACAAAGACTGGATTTAGCGGTCGAATGGGGAATAGGATTCCTGCTCCAAGGTTGTTGAAGCTGACTCCTCTGGATTCACATTTGGCTGggacaaataataaatttcacggCGGCCATTTCTCATGG GTCACAGAAAATGGTAAACAAGAGCGCCATGCAGTTGCAACAGTGGGCAAATTCAGTGTGGTGTGGGACTTCCAGCAGGTGAAGAACAGTGCTCATGAGTGCTACCGGAGTCAGCAAGGCCTTAAAAGCTGTTATTGTTACAAGATTTTGTTGAAGGATGAGTCCATTGTTGAGAGTCGTTTCATGCATGATAAGTTTGCCGTTAGTGATTCTCCAGAAGCTCCACTGGTGGTGGCAACCCCTATGAAAGTTAGCTCTATCAGTCTCTCTGGCAAGAGACAACATTGA
- the LOC121254216 gene encoding ethylene-responsive transcription factor ERF109 → MLDKSSFKRPKLTESPTSHQPARRLTSEQELSVMVAALTNVVSGSSSTTTTSASTFDYSMVPIVFHPPPSSYSDTCQVCHISGCLGCDYFSPPAGKVQEQVEDKKKAKVGVSKRRATKNYRGVRQRPWGKWAAEIRDPRRATRVWLGTFNTAEEAARAYDKAAIDFRGPRAKLNFQFPDYTTFGEGSSECTSSDQHQTTSRGASDSSAGVGIEIGKGNEFWESIGDEDIQKWMMTMDFTGDSSESAATGTE, encoded by the coding sequence ATGCTGGATAAGTCCAGCTTTAAGAGACCCAAACTCACTGAATCTCCAACGAGTCACCAACCTGCGCGCCGCCTTACCTCCGAGCAGGAGCTCTCCGTCATGGTCGCCGCCCTCACCAACGTCGTCTCCGGCTCTTCTTCTACTACTACCACGTCTGCCTCCACTTTCGACTACTCCATGGTCCCGATCGTCTTCCACCCTCCGCCTTCCTCCTATTCCGACACTTGTCAAGTCTGCCACATCAGTGGTTGTCTCGGTTGCGACTACTTTTCCCCGCCGGCGGGTAAGGTTCAGGAACAGGTGGAGGATAAGAAGAAAGCGAAAGTGGGAGTGTCGAAGAGAAGGGCGACGAAGAACTACAGGGGTGTCAGGCAGAGGCCGTGGGGCAAATGGGCCGCGGAGATCCGAGACCCGAGGCGGGCGACCCGTGTCTGGCTTGGCACCTTCAACACAGCCGAGGAGGCCGCGCGGGCCTACGACAAGGCCGCCATCGATTTCCGCGGACCGCGCGCGAAGCTCAACTTTCAGTTTCCGGATTACACGACGTTTGGAGAGGGCAGTTCGGAATGCACGTCGTCGGATCAGCATCAGACAACTTCGAGAGGTGCTTCTGATAGTTCGGCCGGAGTCGGAATTGAAATCGGGAAGGGAAATGAGTTCTGGGAAAGCATTGGAGACGAGGACATTCAGAAGTGGATGATGACGATGGATTTTACCGGGGACTCCTCCGAATCGGCCGCTACCGGAACTGAATGA
- the LOC121254215 gene encoding ceramide synthase LOH2, with product MDSIWSHNDAPHAWNFVVALYFALGFVALRFFLDRFIFQRLAIWLLSNGAVPLKLDEATRAKIVKCSESMWKLTYYATVEACIINITYHEPWFRDTKGFFRGWPNQELLLPLRLFYMCQCGFYIYSIAALLTWETRRKDFSVMMSHHVITVALIGYSYITRFFRIGSIVLALHDASDIFMEAAKVFKYSEKELAASVFFGFFAISWLILRLIYFPIWVIRASSYDLCEFLKLSEAYPTLMYYVFNTMLLSLLVFHIYWWVLICSMIWRQLKNRGKVGEDIRSDSEDDE from the exons ATGGACTCGATCTGGAGCCACAATGACGCGCCGCACGCCTGGAATTTCGTCGTCGCTCTATACTTTGCCCTCGGCTTCGTCGCCCTCAGGTTCTTCCTCGATAGATTCATCTTCCAA AGGTTGGCCATATGGTTGTTGAGTAATGGAGCTGTTCCATTGAAACTTGATGAAGCAACCCGTGCAAAGATTGTAAAATGCTCGGAATCAATGTGGAAGCTAACATACTATGCTACTGTTGAAGCATGCATTATCAACATTACTTACCATGAGCCATGGTTTAGGGATACAAAAGGATTCTTTAGAGGCTGGCCAAATCAGGAACTACT TCTTCCCTTGAGGCTTTTCTATATGTGCCAATGTGGATTCTACATCTACAGCATTGCAGCCCTTCTTACTTGGGAGACTCGACGGAAGGATTTCTCAGTAATGATGTCTCATCATGTAATTACTGTTGCCCTGATTGGGTACTCATATATAACAAG ATTTTTCCGAATCGGCTCAATTGTCCTCGCCCTGCATGATGCGAGCGATATATTCATGGAAGCTGCCAAGGTTTTTAAATATTCGGAGAAGGAGCTTGCAGCAAGTGTCTTCTTTGGATTCTTTGCCATTTCATGGCTCATTCTGCGGCTAATATACTTTCCTATTTGGGTTATAAGAGCATCAAG CTATGATCTTTGTGAGTTCTTGAAGCTATCGGAGGCCTATCCTACATTAATGTACTACGTATTCAATACAATGTTGCTTTCGCTACTTGTGTTTCACATATACTGGTGGGTACTCATATGCTCAATGATCTGGAGACAGttgaaaaatagaggaaaagtTGGAGAAGATATAAGATCTG ATTCTGAGGACGATGAATAG
- the LOC121254921 gene encoding uncharacterized protein LOC121254921 — protein MMANPNASTSMVYSDSSEQKSPRVLGSNWNILQTSSSHHSRSSSDGLVAILWDIENCRVPSDVRPEDVAGNIRMALQVHPVIKGSVMMFSAYGDFNAFPRRLREGCQRTGVKLIDVPNGRKDAADKAILVDMFLFALDNPPPSTIMLISGDIDFSPALHILGQRGYTVILVIPSSVGVSSALINAGKFVWDWPSVARGEGFVPPTKVVMPLCGGASDIAGYLMGYHVNDIPDALNDEEAIVYRGISQSYCNSRDLQLVSQSLSDYKKSSSTSSCLPTTLRSQSLPSGLNEVSGGGVCPGDQMESSLWVQPGDLNGLKAQFVKLLELSGGCLPLSRVSVEYQKFCGRILKVSEYGASKLVKLFKKMDDTMTVEEKGHQKFVYLRNWKAGPSAPPLVLTRKDKKGKGTQEECMNNVTGSGSSDVFSDEERVVIEAHDVSRGQGDINQGTVANREIDDCCLEQFKYELQEILVSYSCRIFLGCFEAIYEQRYKKPLEYQRFGVDQLEELFEKVRDVVVLHEEPTSKRKFLAAGDG, from the coding sequence ATGATGGCTAATCCAAATGCATCAACCTCAATGGTGTATTCAGACTCCTCTGAACAAAAGTCCCCACGTGTGTTGGGTTCAAACTGGAACATTCTTCAAACTTCTTCAAGCCATCACAGTCGAAGCTCCTCAGATGGTCTTGTTGCTATCCTTTGGGACATTGAGAATTGCCGTGTCCCAAGTGATGTTCGCCCTGAAGATGTTGCTGGTAATATTAGAATGGCTTTGCAGGTTCACCCTGTGATTAAAGGATCTGTTATGATGTTTTCTGCCTATGGAGATTTTAATGCCTTCCCGAGGCGACTCAGAGAAGGCTGTCAGAGAACTGGTGTCAAACTAATAGATGTTCCAAACGGTAGAAAAGATGCTGCTGATAAGGCTATCTTGGTCGACATGTTTCTATTTGCCCTCGACAACCCTCCACCTTCCACTATCATGTTGATATCTGGTGATATAGATTTTTCTCCGGCACTTCACATACTTGGTCAGCGCGGTTATACTGTGATCCTTGTCATCCCTTCTAGTGTTGGTGTTTCATCTGCACTCATTAATGCCGGTAAGTTTGTTTGGGACTGGCCTAGTGTGGCTCGTGGGGAAGGCTTTGTTCCCCCCACCAAGGTTGTAATGCCCCTTTGTGGAGGAGCTTCTGACATTGCAGGATATCTCATGGGATACCATGTCAATGACATCCCGGATGCCCTAAATGATGAAGAGGCAATTGTATATAGGGGTATCTCACAAAGCTATTGCAACTCGAGGGATCTCCAATTAGTGTCACAATCTTTATCAGATTACAAGAAGAGTTCTTCAACCTCGTCTTGTCTTCCTACTACTTTGAGGTCACAGAGTCTTCCTTCTGGCTTGAATGAAGTATCGGGAGGTGGTGTTTGTCCTGGTGATCAGATGGAATCTAGTTTGTGGGTACAGCCTGGAGACCTAAATGGTCTAAAGGCTCAATTTGTAAAGTTATTGGAACTTTCAGGAGGATGCCTGCCCCTGTCCCGAGTTTCAGTTGAGTACCAGAAGTTTTGTGGGCGAATTCTCAAAGTATCAGAGTATGGAGCGTCCAAGCTTGTAAAACTTTTCAAGAAGATGGATGACACAATGACTGTAGAGGAGAAGGGCCATCAGAAGTTTGTCTATCTTCGAAATTGGAAGGCAGGCCCTAGTGCGCCTCCTTTGGTTTTGACCAGGAAGGATAAGAAAGGAAAGGGGACCCAGGAAGAGTGTATGAATAATGTCACAGGCAGTGGCTCTTCAGATGTGTTTTCAGATGAAGAAAGAGTGGTTATAGAAGCACATGATGTGAGCAGGGGCCAAGGAGATATCAATCAGGGAACAGTGGCCAATCGTGAAATTGATGACTGTTGTCTTGAGCAGTTCAAGTATGAGTTGCAAGAGATTCTAGTCAGCTATTCTTGTCGGATTTTTCTAGGTTGCTTTGAGGCGATATACGAGCAACGGTACAAGAAACCACTGGAATATCAAAGATTTGGTGTGGATCAGCTGGAGGAGCTGTTTGAGAAAGTGAGAGATGTGGTGGTGTTGCATGAAGAACCCACAAGCAAGAGGAAGTTCCTGGCTGCAGGTGATGGCTAG